In one Populus nigra chromosome 12, ddPopNigr1.1, whole genome shotgun sequence genomic region, the following are encoded:
- the LOC133669285 gene encoding probable leucine-rich repeat receptor-like protein kinase At5g63930 encodes MERISYSMLTVFVISLSFHQSMGLNAEGQYLLDIKSRIGDAYNHLSNWNPNDSTPCGWKGVNCTSDYNQVVWRLDLNSMNLSGSLSPSIGGLVHLTLLNVSFNFLSKNIPSEIGNCSSLEVLYLDNNLFVGQLPVELAKLSCLTDLNIANNRISGPLPDQIGNLSSLSLLIAYSNNITGPLPASLGNLKNLRTFRAGQNLISGILPSEIGGCESLEYLGLAQNQLSEEIPKEIGMLQNLTDLILQSNQLSGSIPEELGNCTNLETLALYDNKLEGPMPQELGNLLFLRRLYLYRNNLNGAIPKEIGNLSSAVEIDFSENELTGEIPTELTKISGLQLLYIFENKLNGVIPDELTTLENLTKLDLSINYLSGTIPMGFQHMKQLVTLQLFNNLLSGIIPQALGVYSKLWVVDLSSNYLTGEIPRHLCRNESLILLNLRSNNLTGYIPTGVTNCKPLVQLHLAANGLVGSFPSDLCKMANLSSLELDQNKFTGPIPPEIGQCHVLRRLHLSGNYFTGELPRQIGKLSQLVIFNVSSNFLTGVIPAEIFSCKMLQRLDLTRNSFVGAIPSEIGALSQLEILMLSENQLSGNIPVEVGNLSRLTYLQMGGNLFSGEIPVTLGGILSLQIALNLSYNNLSGPIPTELGNLVLLEFLLLNNNHLSGEIPGSFEKLSSLLGCNFSNNDLTGPLPSLSLFQKIGTGSFFGNKGLCGGPFGNCNGSTSFSSNPSDAEGRSLRIGKIIAIISAVIGGISLILILVIVYFMRRPVDMVAPLQDQSSSSPISDIYFSPKDEFTFQDLVVATENFDESFVIGRGACGTVYRADLPCGRIIAVKRLASNREGSNIDNSFRAEIQTLGNIRHRNIVKLYGFCYHQGSNLLLYEYLAKGSLGELLHGSPSSLDWRTRFKIALGAAHGLAYLHHDCKPRIFHRDIKSNNILLDEKFDARVGDFGLAKVIDMPHSKSMSAVAGSYGYIAPEYAYTLKVTEKCDIYSYGVVLLELLTGRTPVQPLDQGGDLVSWVRNYIQVHSLSPGMLDDRVNVQDQNTIPHMITVMKIALLCTSMSPVDRPTMREVVLMLIESNKLEGHLDSSSSSPSHHSNSSDELIVHA; translated from the exons ATGGAGAGAATATCATATAGCATGCTCACTGTATTTGTTATTTCCCTTTCGTTTCACCAGTCCATGGGGCTAAATGCTGAGGGACAATACCTCTTGGATATAAAGAGTAGAATTGGTGACGCCTATAACCATCTTAGCAACTGGAATCCTAATGATTCCACTCCTTGTGGATGGAAAGGTGTGAATTGCACCAGTGATTACAATCAAGTAGTTTGGCGTCTTGATTTGAATTCAATGAATCTTTCCGGTTCTTTATCACCAAGTATAGGTGGATTGGTTCATCTGACACTTCTtaatgtttcttttaatttcttgtccAAAAATATACCTAGCGAGATTGGAAACTGCTCTAGTTTGGAGGTTCTTTATCTGGACAATAACCTTTTTGTAGGCCAGCTCCCTGTAGAATTAGCTAAGCTTTCCTGTTTGACAGATTTGAATATAGCCAACAACAGAATATCAGGGCCCCTTCCTGATCAGATAGGAAACCTTTCCTCTCTGTCACTATTGATTGCATATAGTAATAACATCACTGGTCCATTGCCTGCTTCTCTTGGCAACCTTAAGAACTTGAGGACTTTTAGGGCAGGACAGAATTTGATATCGGGAATCTTACCTTCAGAGATAGGTGGATGTGAGAGTTTGGAATATCTTGGTCTTGCACAAAATCAGTTAAGTGAAGAAATACCAAAAGAAATTGGAATGCTTCAGAATTTGACAGATTTGATCCTTCAGTCTAATCAGCTTTCTGGGTCTATTCCAGAGGAGCTGGGCAATTGCACCAATTTGGAGACCCTCGCTCTCTACGATAACAAACTTGAGGGGCCTATGCCCCAGGAACTTGGTAATCTTTTATTTCTCAGGAGGTTATACCTCTACAGAAATAACTTGAATGGAGCAATCCCAAAAGAAATTGGGAATCTGTCTTCTGCTGTGGAGATTGACTTCTCCGAGAATGAGTTGACTGGAGAGATACCAACTGAGCTGACAAAGATATCTGGGCTGCAAttgctttatatttttgagAACAAGCTTAACGGTGTCATACCAGATGAGCTCACAACTTTGGAAAACCTGACAAAGCTTGACCTCTCCATCAATTATCTCTCTGGTACTATTCCTATGGGGTTCCAGCATATGAAGCAACTGGTTACGTTGCAGCTCTTCAACAACTTACTGAGTGGCATCATTCCTCAAGCACTTGGAGTCTACAGCAAACTTTGGGTGGTTGACTTGTCAAGTAACTACTTAACAGGAGAAATCCCGCGGCATCTTTGCAGAAATGAAAGCCTGATTTTACTGAACCTGAGGTCAAACAATCTCACAGGTTATATCCCAACTGGGGTCACAAATTGCAAGCCACTGGTGCAACTTCATCTTGCAGCAAATGGCCTTGTGGGGAGTTTCCCGTCGGATTTGTGTAAGATGGCGAACCTCTCAAGTCTTGAATTGGATCAGAACAAGTTCACTGGGCCAATTCCTCCAGAGATAGGTCAATGTCATGTTTTGCGAAGGCTGCATCTCTCAGGTAACTATTTTACTGGTGAATTGCCAAGACAGATAGGCAAACTCTCTCAGCTGGTGATTTTTAATGTCTCATCGAATTTTCTCACCGGAGTGATACCAGCAGAGATTTTTAGCTGCAAGATGCTTCAACGGCTTGATCTCACCAGGAATAGTTTTGTGGGTGCTATACCAAGTGAGATAGGAGCCCTTTCCCAACTTGAGATCCTCATGCTTTCAGAGAATCAACTTTCTGGGAATATACCTGTGGAAGTAGGAAATTTGTCGCGCTTAACTTACTTGCAAATGGGAGGCAACTTATTTTCCGGTGAGATACCAGTTACATTAGGTGGCATTTTGAGCTTGCAGATTGCACTGAATCTTAGTTACAACAATCTCTCTGGGCCAATCCCCACAGAGCTTGGGAATCTTGTGTTGCTGGAATTTCTGCTGCTCAACAACAATCATTTGAGTGGTGAAATCCCAGGCTCCTTTGAGAAATTATCTAGCTTGCTTGGATGCAACTTTTCCAACAATGACTTAACAGGGCCCTTACCTTCCCTGTCACTCTTTCAAAAGATAGGCACCGGCAGCTTTTTTGGGAACAAGGGGCTTTGTGGTGGACCTTTTGGCAATTGTAATGGATCTACATCTTTTTCGTCTAATCCCTCAGATGCTGAAGGGAGAAGTCTTCGTATAGGGAAAATCATAGCTATTATTTCAGCAGTCATTGGTGGGATttctctcattttaattttagtcaTTGTATACTTCATGAGACGTCCTGTCGATATGGTCGCTCCTTTGCAAGATCAATCATCCTCTTCTCCCATTTCAGACATTTACTTTTCCCCCAAGGATGAATTCACTTTCCAGGACTTAGTTGTGGCCACTGAGAATTTTGATGAAAGCTTCGTTATAGGAAGAGGAGCCTGTGGAACTGTATATAGGGCAGACTTGCCATGTGGTCGTATCATTGCAGTTAAAAGGCTAGCATCTAACAGGGAGGGAAGCAATATTGACAATAGTTTCCGTGCTGAAATTCAGACTTTGGGAAATATCAGGCATCGGAATATTGTGAAGCTGTATGGTTTCTGCTACCACCAGGGTTCCAACCTCCTTCTTTATGAATACTTAGCAAAGGGTAGCTTGGGAGAATTGCTCCATGGATCGCCCTCTAGTCTTGATTGGCGGACAAGATTCAAGATTGCCCTCGGAGCTGCTCACGGTCTTGCTTATTTGCATCATGATTGCAAGCCTCGAATATTTCATCGTGACATAAAGTCTAATAACATTCTGCTTGATGAAAAATTTGACGCTCGTGTTGGGGACTTTGGACTAGCTAAGGTGATTGACATGCCACATTCAAAATCAATGTCTGCAGTTGCTGGTTCTTATGGCTATATTGCCCCTG AATATGCATACACTCTGAAAGTCACCGAAAAGTGCGACATATACAGCTACGGAGTAGTCTTACTGGAATTGCTGACTGGCAGAACACCCGTGCAACCACTAGATCAAGGCGGCGATCTTGTATCATGGGTAAGAAATTACATTCAAGTCCATTCCTTATCACCTGGAATGCTTGATGATCGAGTCAATGTGCAAGATCAGAACACAATCCCTCACATGATTACTGTCATGAAAATTGCTTTACTCTGCACAAGTATGTCTCCTGTCGACAGACCAACAATGCGAGAGGTTGTTTTGATGCTTATTGAGTCTAATAAGCTCGAAGGACACTTggattcctcctcctcctcgccGAGTCATCATAGTAATTCGAGCGACGAACTTATTGTACATGCGTAA